The window GACGAGGCGTGGGATTACATCGAAGGTTTCTGCCCCGCACTCGACATGGGCTTGCAGAACTTCCGCGATACCGACCAGGGCTCGATGCTGCGCGTGAAGGGCGCGGACACGCTGCTGCCCATCGGCCCCGGACTGGTGCGTGGGGTCAATCTGTTTGCGCAGACCCTGCGTACCTATGTGAACGGACTGGTGGTGCAAGAGGCCCACATCGGCGAAGAAACCATCTGGGGCCCCCACTACGTGATCGCCGATCTGGCGCGCCACATCACGCTGGTGGCCGGCGACGTGATCCTGATGGGCACCCCTTGCCACTCGCGATCCGTAGACCCTGGCGATGTCGTCGAGTGCGAAATCACCGGTCTGGGCCGCGTGGCAGGAACGGTGGTGGAAATTGCGGCTCCCCGCGCCAGCGCCCTGGGCGTGGGGCATCCACCCACCGATACGGCAGAGGTCCGGCGCGTGGCGCTGGGATTCGACGAGCGCGTGCCCGACCGCTTCAAGCAAAACCTTGCCGACGCCAGAAAGAGCAAGAAGGGCTGAGCCCTTGCCCCTCAACGATCAACACAAGGAGACATATCCAATGCAAACACGTCGACAACTCATCTCGCAGATGGCATGGGGCCTGGCCGCCACCGCCGTACCCTTCGCTGCCCGCGCAAACACGCTGGAGAACGCCAAGATCATTGCCGGCTTTGCCCCCGGCGGAACGATCGATACGGAAGCCCGCCGTGTCGCTGCTCGCTTAACCGGCACCTATGCAAAGGCGGTCGTCGTTGACAACCGCCCGGGTGCCGGGGGGCAAATCGCTATTTCGGCCCTGAAGGCGTCGCCCGCCGATGGCAGCACCCTGCTGGTGACGCCGATGTCCATGCTCGGTATCTACCCCCATACCTACAAGAAGCTGCCCTACGACCCGCTGGTCGATCTGACGCCCGTCTCGACGGCCGTGCAGGTGGACATGGGTTTTGCCGTGGGCCCCCTGGTTCCTGCGTCCGTCACCACCGTCCCTGAGTTCCTGGCCTGGTGCAATGCCAATCCCACACAGGCGAACTTCGGTTCTCCCGCCCCTGGCTCGGTCCCCCACTTCGTCGGCGTACTGATCGGACGTGCGGGCAAGGTGGACCTGCGCCACATCGGCTTCCGTGGCACGCAGCCAGCCATCATGGACCTGGTGGGCGGGCAGATTGCCGCCGTGTCCGCGCCCGTGGGCGAGTTTCTGCCCCATCTGCCTGGCGGCAAGCTGCGCATTCTTGCGACCAGCGGAGCCACGCGCAGCAAGTTCGTCCCGCAAGTCGCCACCCTGGCCGAGCAAGGGTACAAGTCGCTGGTCTATGGGGAATGGCACGGTTTCTTCCTGCCTGGCAAGGCCAGCGCGGCCGTGGTCAACCAGGCGAACGCCGAAATCCGCAAAGCGCTTGGCGCGAAAGAAGTGGTGGACGGACTCGCCGCCATGGGCCTCGAAGTCCGCGCCTCTTCGCCTGAAGAACTCGCGGCAGCCTTGAAGGCCGATCTGGAGCGTTGGGGCCCTATCGTCAAATCCATCGGATTCACGGCCGATGCTTGAGTCGCCGCCGCGCCTCGCTTCAGATCTCGCCGCCCCGAACCTGCAAACGGTTTGCATCGTCGGGGCGGGGGCGATTGGCAGCCTGATTGGTGCATCCATCGCGGCCACGGGCAATTTGCGGGTGTCTGCACTCGCCCGTGGCGACAACCTGACCGCTCTCCAGACCTCCGGGTGGCGCATGGAGCGGGAGGATGGCAGCAACGTTCAGGCACCGGCCAACGCGAGCGACCGTGCCGAGGACCTGGGTCCCCAGGACCTGGTGGTCATAGCAGTCAAAGGCCCTGCGCTGGCGGCGGTGGCCGCATCCATCCGGCCGCTCATCGGCCCCCACACCGTGGTGCTGCCCGCCATGAACGGTGTGCCCTGGTGGTTCTGCCAGGGCCTGCCAGGCTTCGAGTCCGGCCTGCCCCGCATTGACCCTCACGGCGAGATTGCCGCCAGCATCCCTTTTGCCAATGTGCTCGGGGCTGTGGTGCATGCCAGCAGCCGGATGCGCGGGCCGGGCATGGTCAAACACGTCAAGGGCAAGCACCTCATCATCGGCGAGCCTCAAGGGGGCAGTTCGCCGCGCGCCCTGGCCGTGGGTGAGCTTTTGCAAGCTGCAGGGTTCGAGGTCACGGTGAGTGACGACATACGGCATGACATCTGGTTCAAGCTCTGGGGCAACCTGACCATGAACCCCTTGTCTGCAGTCACAGGCGCTACCGTAGACCGCATCTTGTCCGATGCACAAGTGCGGGCGTTCTGCTCTGCCGCCATGAACGAAGTTGCCGCAGTGGGCGAAAAAATCCGCAGCCCCATCGATCAAAGCCCCGAAGACCGGCATCGCATCACCGAAAAGCTCGGTGCCTTCAAGACATCCATGTTGCAGGACGCCGAGGCAGGCCGAACACTGGAGCTCGACGCCATCGTCGGTGCAGTGCGGGACATTGCGCAGCGAGTGCAGGTCCCCACGCCGAATGTGGACGCCTTGTTCGGCATCTGCCGACTATTTGCTCAAACCAAGGGCCTCTATCCGAATGAGTAACTCCATCCACCACAATTTCATTGCGGGCGAATGGCTCGCTGGCGCGGACGCCGCCGCCAACATCAACCCATCCGACACCCGCGATGTCGTGGGTCAGTACGCGCGCGCCAGCCAAGCGCAGGCGCGCACGGCCGTGGCCGCTGCAGCGGCGGCGCAACCGCGCTGGGCCGCGCAGACCCCTATGCAGAGATCGGAAGCGCTGGACCGCATCGGCAGCGAGTTGCTGGCGCGGCAAGGCGAATTGGCCGACCTGTTGGCGCGCGAGGAAGGCAAGGCCTTGGCAGACGCCGCGGGCGAAGTGCTGCGCGCCGCGCACATCTTCAAGTTCTTTGCGGGCGAAGCTCTGCGCGTGGGCGGCGAGCTTTTGGGGTCCACCCGCCCCAATATGACCGTGGAGATCACTCGCGAGCCCGTCGGCGTGGTCACCATCATCACGCCGTGGAACTTCCCGCTGGCGATTCCGGCCTGGAAAATTGCGCCCGCACTGGCTTACGGCAACGCGGTGGTGTTCAAGCCTGCGGAGCTGGTTCCAGGCTGCGCCTGGGCGCTGGCAGACATCATCTCGCGTGCGGGACTGCCCGCAGGCACCTTCAATCTGGTGATGGGGCGCGGACGAGAGCTTGGCAAGGTTCTGCTGGAAGATCCGGGCGTTCAGGCCATCACCTTCACCGGATCGGAATCGACTGGTCGCAAAGTCGCACAGAGCGCGGTGGGCCGGCCTGGTGCCATGGCCAAATTCCAGCTGGAGATGGGCGGCAAGAACCCGCTCGTGGTACTGGACGATGCGGACATCGAGCAGGCTGTGGCGTGCGCCATCAACGGCGCGTTCTACTCCACGGGGCAGCGCTGCACCGCCTCGTCCCGCTTGATCGTGACGGACGCCATCCATGATCGCTTCGTGGCGGGCATGGTCGACGCGATGAAGAACCTGGTGGTGGGAGACGCCCGCGCTCCAGGCACGGTCATTGGTCCCGTTGTGGATCAAAGCCAGCTGGAGCAAGACCTGCGCTACATTGGCCTGGGCACACAGGAAGGGGCGAACTTGGCGTTCGGCGGCAACGCCATGGAGCAATGGAACGGGCAGCCCGGCTTCTATCTGCAGCCCACGCTGTTCACCGAGACGACGCCTGCCATGACCATCAATCGCGAAGAAATCTTCGGACCGGTCGCCAGCGTCATCCGGGTGAAAGATGCCGACGAGGCGCTGAAGGTGGCGAACGACACACCGTTTGGCTTGTCCGCAGGGGTCGTGACGCAGTCCCTGAATAGCGCCGCCCGTTTCAAGCGCGAGTTGCAGGCCGGCATGGTCATGGTCAATGCGCCCACTGCCGGGGTCGACCCCCACGTGCCGTTTGGTGGCCGCAAGGGGTCCAGCCATGGCCCCCGGGAGCAAGGGCGCTACGCCGCCGAGTTCTTCACCACGGTCAAGACGGCGTACGTCAACCCCTGACCCAGCGCCTTGGTTTGCGGCAATGCCCTTTCTTGTGGGCACTGCTGCTTTTTCATTGCTGCCTCACCGAGCAGCGCATTCACTTTTTCTGCCAATCCAACATGCTGAAGATCCTCGTTCCCGTCAAGCGCGTGGTGGACTACAACGTGAAGGTCCGCGTGAAGTCGGACAACACGGGTGTGGACATCGCCAACGTGAAGATGAGCATGAACCCCTTTGACGAAATCGCCGTTGAAGAGGCCGTGCGCCTGAAAGAAAAAGGCCTGGTGACCGAAGTCATCGCAGTCTCCTGCGGCGTGGCCCAATGCCAGGAAACCCTGCGCACTGCCATGGCCATCGGCGCCGACCGCGCCATCCTGGTGGAGACCGATGCCGAACTGCAGCCCCTGGCCGTGGCCAAGCTCTTGAAGGCCCTGGTGGACAAAGAGCAGCCCGGTCTCATCATCCTGGGCAAGCAAGCCATCGACGACGACGCCAACCAGACCGGCCAGATGCTGGCGGCCCTGGCCGACCTGCCCCAGGCCACGTTCGCCAACAAGGTCGAACTGGCTGCCGACAAGGTCAGCGTGACCCGCGAAGTCGACGGCGGCCTGGAAACCCTGGCCCTGACACTGCCCGCCGTCATCACCACCGACCTGCGCCTGAACGAACCCCGCTACGTCACCTTGCCCAACATCATGAAGGCCAAGAAGAAGCAGCTGGACACCGTCAAGCCCGAAGACCTCGGCGTGGACGTGACCCCGCGCCTGAAGACCCTCAAGGTGACCGAACCCGCCAAACGCGGCGCAGGCGTCAAGGTGGCGGATGTGGCCGCCCTGGTCGAGAAACTCAAGAACGAAGCGAAGGTGATCTAAATGTCGGTACTCGTTATTGCTGAACACAACAACGCGTCCATCAAGGGCGCCACGCTGAACACCGTCACGGCCGCAGTGGCCTGCGGCGGCGAAGTGCACGTGCTGGTGGCCGGCCACAACGCCGGTGCTGCTGCACAAGCCGCCGCGCAGATTGCCGGAGTTGCCAAGGTCATCCACGCAGACGCAGCAGGCCTGGAACACGGCCTGGCCGAGAACGTGGCCGCCCAGGTGCTCGCCATCGCCTCCAACTACAGCCACATCCTGTTCCCCGCCACTGCCAGCGGCAAGAACATCGCCCCCCGCGTGGCCGCCAAGCTCGATGTCGCCCAGATCAGCGACATCACCAAGGCGGTGAGCCCAGACACCTTCGAGCGCCCCATCTACGCCGGCAACGCCATCGCCACCGTGCAAAGCCAAGATGCCGTCAAGGTCATCACCGTGCGCACCACCGGCTTTGACGCCGCAGCCGCCACCGGTGGCAGCGCAGCTGTTGAAACCGCCGCCGCCACGGCAGACGCCGGCAAGAGCAGCTTCGTGGGCAGCGAAATCGCCAAGAGCGACCGCCCCGAGCTCACGGCCGCCAAGATCATCGTCTCCGGTGGCCGGGCGCTGGGCAGCAAGGAAAAGTTCGACGAAGTCATGACCCCGCTGGCCGACAAGCTGGGTGCGGCTCTCGGTGCCAGCCGCGCGGCGGTGGACGCAGGCTACGCACCGAACGACTGGCAAGTGGGCCAGACGGGCAAGATCGTGGCACCGCAGCTGTACATCGCGGCCGGTATCTCGGGTGCCATCCAGCACTTGGCGGGCATGAAGGATTCGAAGGTGATCGTGGCGATCAACAAGGACCCTGAGGCGCCGATCTTCAGCGTGGCGGACTATGGGCTGGAAGCGGATCTGTTCACGGCTGTGCCTGAACTGGTCAAGGCCCTGTAAGGCGGCAAGCCCTGCGGCACAAGCCCTGAAGGGCATCGTTTGCGGTGCCTTTTTTTGGTGCTTGCGTCCAAGCAACGACCGCTTTGCATCCCATACCGTGATTTCGTCGATTCGAATTCACTGGCGGCTATCGCTGCATTGCAGCCTCTCGAAGTCGCTTTCAATTCACCCGCTGCATAGACACGGTCCATGACACCTTCCGATTGTTCGCCTCACGTCGGGCAAGAGCATCCTCATTCAAATCCTTGTGGGATTCATTCGGTTCCCTTGCAAGGTGTTTGTTAGAGCGCTCCTTTTTCAATAGCTACCAGCGCATATTCATCGTGCACTAGATGCCTCTCTGACCTAAATTCGTCTACAACACACTTCCTCCCATCCAAAAAAGCAGCGCCAGCCAGACACTGTGATTAAAATCAGTATCCCGCCAGCCCAACCACCCCGCCATGACGGTGCTGCACTCCCCCACTTCGGACTCCCCGCCCTCCACGCAGATCACACGCTTTCACCGCACGCGCCTGATGCAGATCTGGCGCTCGGCAGGCTGGCCGTGCAAGGATGGACTGGAGATTGACCTGCTGGCTGCGGGCCTCATCAGTCTGCACATTGCGGCCGATGGTTGCGAAACCCTGCGCCTCACCGATGAAGGCATCCGCACCCTGGCGCAGGCCCGTCAGCGCAGCGTGCGGGCGCTGAGCCTGCACGACCGGCTGGGGCAGAAGTTCGCAGCGCAGTTGCTGGCTTCGGGGCGAATCGTATGGACCGAACTGTCACTGCGCGCGGTGATCGACACCGTGCCGGTTGTGGATGGGGTGCTGCCTGCGGCCACGGGCGATACGCCCGCCAACACGGCACCGGTCATGGCACCCCTGTGGGCCGACGACGACCACACCCCCGCCGCACGCGCCGCCCACGTCTGGCGCATGGCCCGGCCCGATCTGTTCTCGGTGCGCAACACCTCGGTGCCCGCCTACCTGCAGCCCATGGTGCATGAGGTGAAGGCGAGCCGGGCCGACCTGCTGTCGGACCTGCGGCACGACGCCAAGCGGCAGGCCTACCAGTGGCTGTGCGAGGAGTGTTACTACGTCTTCCCGGCCGGCATCGCCGAGCCTGATGAGATCCCCGAGCACTTCGGCATCTGGGTGCTGCATGGCAGTGTGGAGGATGGGCGCTTTGAGCTGCTGCGCCCTGCAAGGCACAACCGCTGCACCTTGCCCTTTGCGGTGTGGATGGCGTTGTGCAAGGCCACGCCGCTGCGCAGTGAGGAAGACCCGGCCCAGGCGCATCTGGGTGAAGCTTTCGCTCCTGCCATCGACAGCCCCCACTCCGCGCCATGACCTACACCGTGGCGGTGCGCGAGCTGTGCGAGTTCACCGCCAAGCAGGGTGACCTGGACTTGCGCTTCACGCCCGCGCCCACCGCGCTGGAGGGCATCGCAGGGCATGCGGTAGCTGCATCGCGCCGAGGCGCGCGCTACCGCGCTGAAGTTTCGCTGAGTGGCAGCTACCAAAGCCTGCGTGTGCGCGGCCGGGCCGATGGCTATGACCCTGCCCAACAGCGCATCGACGAGGTCAAAACCTTCAAAGGGCGGCTGGACCGCCAGCCCGCATCACACCGCCACCTGCACTGGGCGCAGGCCAAGGTGTATGGCTGGCTGCTGTGTGAGCAAGAGCAGCTGGAGCAGATCGACGTAGCGCTGGTGTACCTGGATGTGGGCACGCAGCAGGAGACGGTGTTTACCGAGCGCTGCAGCGCTGACGACCTGCGCCAGCACTTCGAGGCACAGTGCCAGCGCTTCATTGCCTGGGCCGAACAGCAGATGGACCACCGTGCCGCTCGCGATACGGCTCTGAATGCGCTGGCGTTTCCGTTTGGCGGCTTTCGCACGGGCCAGCGCCCACTGGCCGAGGCTGTGTACAAGGCCGCAGTGGCGGGCCGCTGCCTGCTGGCCCAAGCGCCCACAGGCATTGGCAAGACCATGGGCACGCTGTTCCCGCTGCTCAAGGCCGCACCTGCGCAGCGCATCGACAAGGTGTTTTTTCTGGCCGCCAAAACCTCAGGCCGGCAGATGGCGCTGGATGCGCTGGCGCGCCTGTCTGACAGCGCACCGGCGCTGCCACTGCGCGTGCTGGAACTGGTGGCGCGCGACAAGGCGTGTGAACACCCGGACAAGGCCTGCCACGGCGAATCGTGCCCGCTGGCCCGGGGCTTCTACGACCGGCTGCCCGCCGCACGCGCAGCGGCGGTGGCCACCACCATGGAAGGGAAAAGCGTCCCCGCTTTGCTACTAGCCCGAGTGCGTGAGGTTGCCCTGCAGCACGAGGTCTGCCCTTACTACCTGAGCCAGGAGCTGGCCCGCTGGGCCGATGTGGTGGTGGGTGACTACAACTACTACTTTGACCTCGGCGGCCTGCTGCACGGCCTGGCCCAGGCCAACCAGTGGCGCACGGCGCTGCTGGTGGACGAAGCCCACAACCTGGTGGAGCGCGGCCGCAAGATGTTCACTGCCGAGTTGCACCCCGCCGCCCTGGCCCAGGCCCGCAGCAGCCCCACCGCTGCGCAGCACGCGCCCGTGAAGAAGGCGCTGGACAAGGTGCGCCGCGCCTGGGTGGCGCTGGACAAGGCGCACACCGCTCCCTACACGGTGCTCGAAGCCTTGCCGGACAAGCTGCTGGCCGCGCTGCAGCAGTGCACCACCACCCTCAACGAACATTTCACCGAGCACCCCACCGAGCCGGACGGTGCGTTGCAAACGTTCTACTTCGACGCCCTGCACCTGCAGCGCATGGCCGACCTGCTGGATGCGCATTCGATGGTGGACATCACCCAGGCCTCTGCCACCCACCACCGCACCTTCAAGCCCGGCGATTCCGTGGTCTGCATCCGCAACGTGGTGCCCGCACCCTTCCTGCAACCCCGGCTGGCCGCCGCGCACACCAGCACCTTGTTCTCGGCCACGCTGCAGCCCGCGCGCTACTACGCCGATCTGCTGGGCCTGCCCGATAACCATGCGTGGGTAGATGTGGAGTCACCCTTTGCCGCGCACCAGCTGCAGGTGCAGGTGGCGCGCCACATCTCCACACGCTACCCGCACCGCGCAGCGTCGCTGGCACCCATTGCGGCTCTGATGGCGCAGCAGTTTCGCGCGCGGCCCGGCAACTACCTGGCGTTCTTCAGCAGCTATGACTACCTGCAGCAGGCCGCCGCGCTGTTTGCGCAGCGGCACCCCGATGTGCCGCACTGGTGCCAGTCGCGTCGCATGCTGGAGGGTGAACAACGCGATTTTCTGGCCCGCTTCACCGACACCAGCCGGGGCATTGCCTTTGCGGTGCTGGGCGGCGCATTTGCCGAGGGCATCGACCTGCCGGGCAAGCGCCTCATCGGCGCATTTCTGGCCACCTTGGGCCTGCCGCAGGTCAACCCCGTCAACGAGCAGATTCGCGAGCGCATGCAGGCGCTGTTTGGCGCGGGCTACGACTACACCTACCTCTACCCCGGCCTGCAAAAGGTCGTGCAGGCCGCTGGCCGCGTGATCCGCACGCCCAGCGACGATGGCGCAGTGCATCTGATGGACGACCGGTTTGCGCAGGCGCAGGTGATTGCGTTGCTACCCGCCTGGTGGCAGGTGGAGTGAGCCACAAAAAAAGGCCGGTCACCCAGGGTGACCGGCCTTGCAAAGCCGCCAAGGCGGCACACAGAGAGTCAAGCGTTAGCTCGCCGCAGGCGCTACCACCATCTCCTTGGCCCTGCCGCGCTGGCGGAAGAACACAAAGATCTGCCACAGGACGAACGCAGCGATCAGGCTGATCAGCGTGCCGCTGATGGGGCGGTTGATGAACACCTCGAAGCTGCCGCGCGACAGCAGCATGGAGCGGCGGAAGTTCTCCTCCAGCATGGGGCCCAGGATGAAGCCCAGCATCAGCGGCGACGGGTCCATCTCCAGCCGCATGAACAGATAGCCCAGCGCACCAAACGCCACCGTGATGAACACGTCGTCGAGGTTGTTGTTGATGCTGTAAGTACCGATGCAGCAGAAGAACAGAATCGCCGGGAACAGCACGTTGTACGGAATCTTGAACACCGACAGCCAGTAGCGCACCAGGGGCACGTTCAGCACCAGCAGGAAGCAGTTGCCGATCCACATGCTGGCCACCAGACCCCAGAACAGTTCGGGGTGACCGGCGATCATGTTGGGGCCGGGCTGGATGCCCTTGATGATGAACGCGGCCATCATCAGCGCCATCACGGCGTTCTCGGGGATGCCGATGCTCATCAGCGGGATGAAGCTGGTGCGTGCAGCCGCTTCGTCCGCTGCAGCCTGGCCTGCCACGCCTTCGATGCAGCCAGTACCGATCTCGTGCTTGTACTTGCTGACCTTCTTGTCCAGCGCGTAGGCCGCAAACTGGGCAATCACGGGGCCGCCGCCGGGCAGGATGCCCAGGATGGAGCCCACCACGCTGCCACGCAGGGCACTCGGGATGATGCGCTTGAACTCGGGCCAGGTGGGCATGAGCTT of the Acidovorax sp. 107 genome contains:
- a CDS encoding fumarylacetoacetate hydrolase family protein: MNFEFPISELPAVMCGPRVERRRALVGGSAFWGTLMEGGPDAGRLQLDDGRVLDAQALTYLPPVNPSKIIAVHISYSSRSYETRQKSKPTESPTYFTKPPTSLNGHGGQILKPADCQYLNYEGEYAVVIGKTCRNVTPDEAWDYIEGFCPALDMGLQNFRDTDQGSMLRVKGADTLLPIGPGLVRGVNLFAQTLRTYVNGLVVQEAHIGEETIWGPHYVIADLARHITLVAGDVILMGTPCHSRSVDPGDVVECEITGLGRVAGTVVEIAAPRASALGVGHPPTDTAEVRRVALGFDERVPDRFKQNLADARKSKKG
- a CDS encoding Bug family tripartite tricarboxylate transporter substrate binding protein; the encoded protein is MQTRRQLISQMAWGLAATAVPFAARANTLENAKIIAGFAPGGTIDTEARRVAARLTGTYAKAVVVDNRPGAGGQIAISALKASPADGSTLLVTPMSMLGIYPHTYKKLPYDPLVDLTPVSTAVQVDMGFAVGPLVPASVTTVPEFLAWCNANPTQANFGSPAPGSVPHFVGVLIGRAGKVDLRHIGFRGTQPAIMDLVGGQIAAVSAPVGEFLPHLPGGKLRILATSGATRSKFVPQVATLAEQGYKSLVYGEWHGFFLPGKASAAVVNQANAEIRKALGAKEVVDGLAAMGLEVRASSPEELAAALKADLERWGPIVKSIGFTADA
- a CDS encoding 2-dehydropantoate 2-reductase, whose translation is MLESPPRLASDLAAPNLQTVCIVGAGAIGSLIGASIAATGNLRVSALARGDNLTALQTSGWRMEREDGSNVQAPANASDRAEDLGPQDLVVIAVKGPALAAVAASIRPLIGPHTVVLPAMNGVPWWFCQGLPGFESGLPRIDPHGEIAASIPFANVLGAVVHASSRMRGPGMVKHVKGKHLIIGEPQGGSSPRALAVGELLQAAGFEVTVSDDIRHDIWFKLWGNLTMNPLSAVTGATVDRILSDAQVRAFCSAAMNEVAAVGEKIRSPIDQSPEDRHRITEKLGAFKTSMLQDAEAGRTLELDAIVGAVRDIAQRVQVPTPNVDALFGICRLFAQTKGLYPNE
- a CDS encoding aldehyde dehydrogenase family protein, which codes for MHHNFIAGEWLAGADAAANINPSDTRDVVGQYARASQAQARTAVAAAAAAQPRWAAQTPMQRSEALDRIGSELLARQGELADLLAREEGKALADAAGEVLRAAHIFKFFAGEALRVGGELLGSTRPNMTVEITREPVGVVTIITPWNFPLAIPAWKIAPALAYGNAVVFKPAELVPGCAWALADIISRAGLPAGTFNLVMGRGRELGKVLLEDPGVQAITFTGSESTGRKVAQSAVGRPGAMAKFQLEMGGKNPLVVLDDADIEQAVACAINGAFYSTGQRCTASSRLIVTDAIHDRFVAGMVDAMKNLVVGDARAPGTVIGPVVDQSQLEQDLRYIGLGTQEGANLAFGGNAMEQWNGQPGFYLQPTLFTETTPAMTINREEIFGPVASVIRVKDADEALKVANDTPFGLSAGVVTQSLNSAARFKRELQAGMVMVNAPTAGVDPHVPFGGRKGSSHGPREQGRYAAEFFTTVKTAYVNP
- a CDS encoding electron transfer flavoprotein subunit beta/FixA family protein, whose product is MKILVPVKRVVDYNVKVRVKSDNTGVDIANVKMSMNPFDEIAVEEAVRLKEKGLVTEVIAVSCGVAQCQETLRTAMAIGADRAILVETDAELQPLAVAKLLKALVDKEQPGLIILGKQAIDDDANQTGQMLAALADLPQATFANKVELAADKVSVTREVDGGLETLALTLPAVITTDLRLNEPRYVTLPNIMKAKKKQLDTVKPEDLGVDVTPRLKTLKVTEPAKRGAGVKVADVAALVEKLKNEAKVI
- a CDS encoding electron transfer flavoprotein subunit alpha/FixB family protein, producing MSVLVIAEHNNASIKGATLNTVTAAVACGGEVHVLVAGHNAGAAAQAAAQIAGVAKVIHADAAGLEHGLAENVAAQVLAIASNYSHILFPATASGKNIAPRVAAKLDVAQISDITKAVSPDTFERPIYAGNAIATVQSQDAVKVITVRTTGFDAAAATGGSAAVETAAATADAGKSSFVGSEIAKSDRPELTAAKIIVSGGRALGSKEKFDEVMTPLADKLGAALGASRAAVDAGYAPNDWQVGQTGKIVAPQLYIAAGISGAIQHLAGMKDSKVIVAINKDPEAPIFSVADYGLEADLFTAVPELVKAL
- a CDS encoding ATP-dependent DNA helicase; the encoded protein is MTYTVAVRELCEFTAKQGDLDLRFTPAPTALEGIAGHAVAASRRGARYRAEVSLSGSYQSLRVRGRADGYDPAQQRIDEVKTFKGRLDRQPASHRHLHWAQAKVYGWLLCEQEQLEQIDVALVYLDVGTQQETVFTERCSADDLRQHFEAQCQRFIAWAEQQMDHRAARDTALNALAFPFGGFRTGQRPLAEAVYKAAVAGRCLLAQAPTGIGKTMGTLFPLLKAAPAQRIDKVFFLAAKTSGRQMALDALARLSDSAPALPLRVLELVARDKACEHPDKACHGESCPLARGFYDRLPAARAAAVATTMEGKSVPALLLARVREVALQHEVCPYYLSQELARWADVVVGDYNYYFDLGGLLHGLAQANQWRTALLVDEAHNLVERGRKMFTAELHPAALAQARSSPTAAQHAPVKKALDKVRRAWVALDKAHTAPYTVLEALPDKLLAALQQCTTTLNEHFTEHPTEPDGALQTFYFDALHLQRMADLLDAHSMVDITQASATHHRTFKPGDSVVCIRNVVPAPFLQPRLAAAHTSTLFSATLQPARYYADLLGLPDNHAWVDVESPFAAHQLQVQVARHISTRYPHRAASLAPIAALMAQQFRARPGNYLAFFSSYDYLQQAAALFAQRHPDVPHWCQSRRMLEGEQRDFLARFTDTSRGIAFAVLGGAFAEGIDLPGKRLIGAFLATLGLPQVNPVNEQIRERMQALFGAGYDYTYLYPGLQKVVQAAGRVIRTPSDDGAVHLMDDRFAQAQVIALLPAWWQVE
- a CDS encoding tripartite tricarboxylate transporter permease; amino-acid sequence: MEVLNNLAFGFSHALTLQNLMFCALGCTVGTLVGLLPGLGPLATISLLLPLTYSIDTTGALIMLAGIYYGAQYGDSVSAITMKIPHASSIVACIDGYAMTLKGKTGLALFTAGFSSFIGGTVAIVVLAFLAPSLGEVAFLFGPADYCALMLVGFVCVSFVTTGSLLNGLAMCMVGVLLGSIGTDVNSGLARFTWDAPFLADGVGIVSIALGCFGIAEIAKNLDSREERSPFNGKIKLMPTWPEFKRIIPSALRGSVVGSILGILPGGGPVIAQFAAYALDKKVSKYKHEIGTGCIEGVAGQAAADEAAARTSFIPLMSIGIPENAVMALMMAAFIIKGIQPGPNMIAGHPELFWGLVASMWIGNCFLLVLNVPLVRYWLSVFKIPYNVLFPAILFFCCIGTYSINNNLDDVFITVAFGALGYLFMRLEMDPSPLMLGFILGPMLEENFRRSMLLSRGSFEVFINRPISGTLISLIAAFVLWQIFVFFRQRGRAKEMVVAPAAS